The proteins below come from a single Candidatus Poribacteria bacterium genomic window:
- a CDS encoding KamA family radical SAM protein, which yields MEEWKRLVRDTVNTPEKLAAAFDVDLEEMQRIHKEFPIRINPYYLSLIEEPGDPIWKQVVPDPRELISTGVEDPLHEEDDSEVPNVTHRYPDRALFYVNYMCPIYCRFCTRKRKVGDPHSISEDNVEKGLAYIQAHPEIRDVIISGGDPLMLTDKKIDMIVGGLRAIKHLEIIRIGSRVPVTLPQRITPELCAILKRHHPFYINTHFNHPREITPETEKACGMLADAGIPLGNQTVLLKGVNDDPDVMVELMKGLLRIRVKPYYIYQADLVVGTDHFRTAVQAGLDIVAALRGHISGLGVPHYVVDAPGGGGKIALIPNPVVAFDDDEIQLRNYEGGVYSYPSTPFFDEDW from the coding sequence ATGGAAGAATGGAAACGACTCGTCAGAGACACTGTCAACACTCCAGAAAAACTCGCGGCTGCATTTGACGTTGACTTAGAGGAGATGCAGCGGATTCACAAAGAGTTCCCGATCCGTATCAATCCTTATTACCTGAGTCTCATAGAAGAACCGGGTGATCCGATTTGGAAACAGGTCGTTCCTGACCCAAGAGAATTGATAAGTACCGGGGTAGAGGACCCACTGCACGAAGAAGACGATAGCGAAGTGCCAAACGTAACACATCGATACCCCGATCGGGCACTTTTCTATGTCAATTACATGTGTCCTATCTATTGCCGTTTCTGCACTCGGAAACGGAAAGTCGGGGACCCACACTCCATTTCCGAAGATAACGTTGAGAAGGGTCTTGCTTATATTCAGGCGCATCCAGAGATCCGTGATGTCATCATCTCTGGTGGCGACCCGCTCATGTTGACGGACAAAAAGATTGACATGATCGTCGGGGGACTCCGAGCGATTAAACATCTGGAAATCATTCGGATCGGTTCGCGTGTCCCCGTAACGCTGCCGCAACGTATCACACCGGAGTTGTGTGCGATCTTGAAACGGCATCACCCGTTCTATATTAACACCCATTTCAACCATCCTCGCGAGATTACACCGGAAACCGAGAAGGCATGCGGCATGTTAGCCGATGCGGGTATACCGCTCGGGAACCAGACGGTGCTCCTGAAAGGTGTGAACGACGATCCGGATGTGATGGTGGAACTGATGAAAGGATTGTTGCGTATCCGAGTTAAGCCCTACTATATCTATCAAGCGGATCTTGTCGTCGGGACTGACCATTTCCGGACAGCCGTGCAGGCAGGCTTAGACATCGTTGCGGCGTTGCGTGGGCATATCTCTGGGTTGGGTGTGCCGCATTACGTTGTGGATGCCCCCGGTGGCGGCGGGAAAATTGCGTTGATTCCGAACCCAGTTGTTGCCTTTGACGACGACGAAATCCAACTCCGCAACTATGAAGGCGGTGTCTATAGCTACCCAAGCACCCCGTTCTTTGACGAGGATTGGTAG
- a CDS encoding transposase: protein MLISTSRKYKFSDQSNCIRIGNLLDDMWQVHDYFHRWQDQRYKDLNELRSLNKSLSRKIKGSNGWRRCVRQLARLYRKITNQRKDFQWRPLASDLCKKYDTIAIETLNLDGMKRLWGRKVSDLAFYQFVEILKYKCQKHKRQLVQIGQWTATTKPCSDCGFHNETLTLSDRQWTCPECASHHD from the coding sequence ATGTTAATTAGCACAAGCCGTAAGTATAAGTTTTCCGACCAATCTAATTGTATCCGTATCGGCAATCTGCTTGACGATATGTGGCAGGTGCATGACTATTTCCATAGATGGCAGGATCAACGCTACAAAGACTTGAACGAACTTCGGTCTCTCAACAAAAGTCTTTCTCGCAAGATTAAAGGTTCTAACGGTTGGCGGCGGTGTGTGAGACAACTCGCACGCCTGTATCGGAAAATCACGAACCAACGCAAAGACTTTCAGTGGAGACCCCTCGCAAGCGACCTTTGTAAGAAGTATGATACAATTGCGATTGAAACCTTGAACCTTGACGGAATGAAACGCCTGTGGGGACGTAAGGTCTCCGATCTTGCATTCTACCAGTTCGTTGAGATATTGAAGTATAAGTGTCAAAAACATAAGCGTCAACTCGTTCAAATCGGTCAGTGGACGGCTACCACAAAACCGTGTAGCGATTGTGGGTTTCACAACGAAACTCTAACGCTCTCTGATAGGCAGTGGACGTGTCCTGAATGTGCCTCACACCACGACTGA
- a CDS encoding nuclear transport factor 2 family protein, with protein MNNAQNRQNTQKKFAISRNLMWGGAIAAIVIAFVLFLVIVMSSSETPTAFLVKWKSALESGDPQRYEALWVKSARQRPNTGYQRTVRLLRDNVNFEVDLGRASQPYRVPRYTNRFRIEGIPLTAYYPGEAQQQLRNLVIEKKGIVQQRWKIVQEEVVGSEFAPTVSTPEPAQKPEITEQSNSPVVPLVIAWKTALEVQDLKAYTDLWDKSSRKKRSSSFARAKDLMSQTHIVGLSRATYTAVPRFKNRHIVDNIQITLQNGSDIIETHTRTLTIEKKGFFRRKWKILNDQINVVSDAIALAPEVPAVDTVSGKESGGTFDGKAPLDTHLKVRQVLGKWQAAWEEKDLNTYMAIYSDQAQITRVSVKDGRESSVYLTKGQLRSKMQRLNTIYADIQVSISNLQVNGDRAVADVKFLQKFTGTPASGSRPAYSDYGTKKLNLMVDPTDGHWRIYAETWSRYEDVPDFPKM; from the coding sequence GTGAATAACGCGCAAAATCGGCAAAACACCCAAAAGAAATTCGCTATATCCCGGAACCTAATGTGGGGCGGTGCGATTGCAGCGATCGTCATCGCTTTTGTTCTATTCCTTGTGATCGTCATGAGTTCCAGTGAGACCCCCACAGCCTTTTTAGTGAAATGGAAAAGTGCACTCGAATCTGGCGACCCGCAAAGGTATGAAGCACTCTGGGTGAAAAGTGCACGTCAACGTCCCAATACGGGGTATCAGAGAACCGTGCGGCTCCTGAGGGATAACGTCAATTTTGAAGTTGACCTCGGCAGGGCGAGTCAACCCTATCGGGTCCCTCGCTATACGAACCGCTTCCGGATTGAAGGGATTCCTCTCACGGCTTATTATCCAGGCGAAGCGCAACAACAGTTGCGGAATCTTGTTATTGAAAAAAAAGGTATTGTTCAACAGCGGTGGAAAATCGTCCAAGAGGAGGTCGTCGGTAGTGAATTCGCGCCTACAGTCTCAACCCCTGAGCCTGCGCAAAAACCCGAGATTACCGAACAGTCCAATAGTCCTGTCGTTCCGCTCGTGATAGCTTGGAAAACTGCATTAGAGGTTCAGGATTTAAAGGCGTATACCGACTTATGGGACAAATCCTCTCGGAAGAAACGCTCCTCCAGTTTCGCGCGTGCCAAGGACCTGATGTCCCAAACCCATATCGTCGGTCTCAGTAGAGCCACCTATACTGCTGTTCCGCGCTTCAAAAACCGGCACATCGTTGATAACATCCAGATAACTTTGCAGAATGGTAGCGATATCATTGAGACCCATACCCGCACACTCACAATTGAGAAAAAGGGGTTTTTCAGACGAAAATGGAAAATCCTGAACGATCAAATCAATGTGGTGTCTGATGCCATCGCGCTCGCACCAGAGGTGCCTGCGGTGGATACTGTCTCTGGAAAGGAATCCGGGGGCACTTTTGATGGAAAAGCACCATTGGATACGCACCTCAAAGTGAGGCAAGTGTTAGGAAAATGGCAGGCAGCATGGGAAGAAAAAGACCTGAATACCTACATGGCTATCTATTCGGATCAGGCACAAATTACGCGCGTCAGTGTCAAGGACGGAAGAGAATCTTCGGTGTATCTTACAAAGGGACAACTCCGCTCCAAGATGCAGAGACTCAACACGATATATGCTGATATTCAGGTCTCTATCTCGAATTTACAGGTTAATGGAGATCGGGCAGTGGCAGATGTGAAGTTTCTACAAAAATTCACTGGCACGCCGGCGAGTGGGAGCCGACCCGCGTACTCCGATTACGGCACTAAAAAACTTAATCTCATGGTAGATCCAACCGACGGACACTGGCGCATTTACGCCGAGACGTGGAGTCGATACGAGGACGTACCGGATTTCCCGAAAATGTAA
- a CDS encoding DUF4398 domain-containing protein, whose protein sequence is MKRFIALAQRRNVTPSGILFIGMLLVSFGLVGCGGKLGNIEPSTVDTAIADAETALAAAVDVDAPTLASDLFAAAETNLAAAKTARDEKKGNDALRLAYQAIADAALARTNSMNVTKNSELNASILQKETEAESLRATVDSKEEKLAGLHTEMQDIQSEHTQLKQTVRDLQKENRELGDTRAAYGEQVAQLSDTLEEIKGRARRAETNIRNYGREVAELRRKLEVADRRVQEEGYQKRAVIAEIDSLKRQLREQAEIYTEKLAEANQQNAGEKHAEYLEQKAQEARAYVDSQPPLHPAKTGRVSLSAEQIAAGKMALGNWERAWHANDLNRHLAYYEPNIIADKVVIHESKEHRSKIDLQQLEADLHQMRTHTWNKAKVDTEVEGESVIGIQRLTRLAMPAADENATELYNIWIREIWMHQVGNDWRIHHEIWQVYENVPNF, encoded by the coding sequence ATGAAACGGTTCATCGCTTTAGCACAGAGACGGAATGTAACACCCAGTGGGATTTTGTTCATTGGGATGCTTCTCGTTTCGTTCGGTTTAGTCGGATGTGGCGGAAAACTCGGAAACATAGAACCATCAACAGTGGATACGGCGATCGCCGACGCAGAGACGGCTCTTGCAGCCGCAGTAGACGTTGATGCACCGACCCTCGCGTCGGATTTGTTTGCGGCTGCAGAAACTAACCTCGCGGCTGCAAAAACGGCACGCGACGAGAAAAAGGGCAACGATGCCCTCCGCCTCGCGTATCAAGCGATAGCTGATGCCGCTCTTGCTCGAACGAATTCCATGAATGTCACTAAAAACTCGGAATTGAATGCATCTATACTCCAGAAAGAGACGGAAGCAGAATCACTCCGCGCGACTGTTGACAGTAAAGAAGAAAAACTCGCAGGACTTCACACCGAGATGCAAGACATTCAGAGCGAGCACACGCAATTGAAACAGACCGTTCGTGACCTCCAGAAAGAGAATCGTGAGTTAGGCGATACACGGGCAGCCTATGGTGAACAAGTCGCACAACTCTCTGACACTTTAGAGGAGATTAAGGGGCGTGCTCGAAGGGCGGAAACGAATATCCGTAACTATGGTAGAGAGGTCGCTGAACTCCGTCGGAAACTTGAAGTTGCTGACAGGCGGGTACAAGAGGAAGGATATCAGAAACGGGCAGTTATCGCTGAGATAGATTCCCTTAAGAGACAACTCCGCGAACAGGCGGAAATCTATACCGAGAAACTCGCAGAAGCCAACCAGCAAAATGCGGGTGAAAAGCACGCGGAATATCTCGAACAGAAAGCACAAGAGGCGCGCGCGTATGTTGACAGTCAACCTCCGCTCCATCCTGCCAAGACAGGGCGTGTTTCCCTCTCCGCAGAACAGATTGCAGCCGGTAAGATGGCTCTTGGTAATTGGGAACGCGCATGGCATGCGAACGACCTCAATCGACATCTCGCTTATTATGAACCTAATATTATTGCCGATAAAGTCGTGATTCACGAGAGTAAAGAACATCGAAGTAAAATCGATCTCCAGCAGCTCGAAGCAGATCTTCATCAGATGCGCACCCACACATGGAACAAAGCGAAAGTTGATACCGAAGTCGAGGGAGAAAGCGTTATCGGTATCCAGCGACTGACCCGGTTGGCGATGCCCGCAGCGGACGAGAACGCGACGGAACTCTACAATATCTGGATCCGCGAAATCTGGATGCATCAAGTGGGGAACGACTGGAGAATTCATCACGAAATCTGGCAAGTCTATGAAAACGTACCAAATTTCTAA
- a CDS encoding peptidylprolyl isomerase translates to MRFSLLGAFFAAVISCNNNQLPYVTIETEKGNIIIELYPEAAPTTVENFARLIEAGYYNGVIFHRYVPGFVIQGGDPEGTGRGGPGWTIRGEFQDPELRDKMPTHEKGVVAMARTQNPDSAGSQFYICINSDPTPYTHLNGSYTTFGKVIEGIDVVDALRERDVMNSVTIENYTVAP, encoded by the coding sequence ATGCGATTTAGTCTATTAGGCGCGTTTTTCGCGGCAGTTATTTCATGCAATAATAATCAACTGCCTTATGTAACGATTGAAACCGAAAAAGGAAACATCATTATTGAACTTTACCCAGAAGCGGCTCCGACCACAGTAGAGAATTTTGCGAGATTGATCGAAGCAGGATACTACAATGGTGTGATCTTCCATCGATACGTCCCGGGTTTTGTTATCCAAGGCGGGGATCCAGAGGGCACAGGTAGAGGTGGACCTGGATGGACAATCCGGGGTGAGTTCCAAGATCCAGAACTTCGCGACAAGATGCCGACTCATGAAAAGGGTGTTGTTGCGATGGCACGGACACAGAACCCTGACTCAGCGGGAAGCCAATTTTATATCTGCATCAACTCAGATCCAACACCTTATACACATCTAAACGGCAGCTACACCACGTTTGGGAAAGTTATTGAAGGCATAGATGTGGTAGACGCTCTCCGTGAACGGGATGTCATGAACAGCGTGACGATCGAAAACTACACAGTCGCACCGTAG
- a CDS encoding transcriptional regulator has protein sequence MREMGDWHEYLIERLTNPEKARSYLNVSLEEYQVDGDLPFFLIGLRNVVEAQGGVPTLAKRMGIIPEELSEILSGEVAPRFDMFTSILTTLGYQLSIVPLAQMDSTDEALTEIGDALFVEHDKMEAVDVEAKSR, from the coding sequence ATGAGAGAAATGGGAGATTGGCACGAGTATCTAATAGAACGTCTTACCAATCCAGAAAAGGCGAGATCCTATCTTAACGTGTCTTTGGAGGAGTATCAAGTTGACGGTGACTTACCGTTCTTTTTAATCGGATTACGGAACGTTGTGGAAGCCCAGGGCGGGGTTCCTACACTTGCCAAGCGAATGGGAATTATCCCAGAAGAGTTATCGGAGATTCTCTCGGGTGAGGTTGCGCCTCGGTTTGATATGTTTACAAGTATCCTCACCACACTCGGGTATCAGCTGTCAATTGTACCGCTGGCACAAATGGATTCAACAGATGAAGCACTCACGGAAATTGGGGATGCCCTTTTCGTTGAACATGACAAAATGGAGGCGGTAGATGTCGAAGCAAAATCGAGGTGA
- a CDS encoding type II toxin-antitoxin system RelE/ParE family toxin produces the protein MRDAHPRRVQYYRDQNGRASFTEWLESIHDSSTQSRIERRLDRLTRGNFGEHKSVGNGVFELILDFGPGYRIYFGEVNNTTVLLLYVGDKSSQARDIERAKRYWQEYKETHL, from the coding sequence ATGCGTGACGCTCATCCGCGAAGAGTACAATATTATCGGGATCAAAACGGAAGAGCCTCTTTCACCGAATGGCTTGAATCAATTCACGATTCCAGCACACAAAGTAGAATTGAAAGACGACTTGACCGACTCACGCGCGGTAATTTTGGCGAGCACAAATCTGTTGGGAACGGTGTGTTTGAACTGATCTTAGACTTCGGTCCAGGCTATCGTATCTATTTTGGTGAAGTCAATAACACAACTGTCCTTTTGCTTTATGTCGGTGATAAGTCATCGCAAGCCCGGGACATTGAGCGTGCGAAAAGATATTGGCAAGAATATAAGGAGACACATCTATGA